In Halobacillus amylolyticus, the following proteins share a genomic window:
- a CDS encoding YolD-like family protein, whose product MDHRNHDRGTIKWTSLMLPEHVELIKKQWKEDQRVEKGIIDEQKAVEIDFILQRALHDDLTVNVKVHNGFDYENIRMKITYMNKFERKVFGKEEESKETTSCRLDDIGDITIV is encoded by the coding sequence ATGGATCATCGCAATCATGACCGTGGGACAATCAAATGGACATCATTGATGCTGCCGGAGCATGTGGAATTGATCAAAAAGCAATGGAAGGAGGATCAACGAGTCGAGAAAGGGATCATCGATGAGCAAAAGGCGGTGGAGATTGACTTTATTTTGCAGAGAGCGCTCCATGACGATTTAACGGTTAATGTCAAAGTCCATAATGGGTTTGATTATGAAAATATTCGTATGAAAATTACTTACATGAACAAGTTTGAACGTAAGGTCTTTGGCAAGGAGGAAGAGTCGAAGGAAACAACAAGTTGCAGGCTTGATGACATTGGTGATATTACCATCGTGTAG